The genomic DNA GCGGGTCGATGACGCCGGGCAAAATGGCCGCATCGCCGAGGTCGAACACGGGGCCGGCCACGGGCGCGTCGTGGGGCAGCACGGCGGCAATGCGGCCGTTTTGCAGCACCAGTTGCGCCGGGCGCTGGCCTTCGGGCGTGACGACGGCGGTGCTCTTTAAAAATAATGGAGCCATAGGGTAGCGACTGGCGACTATCTTGCCGCTCTTTTTTTGCCCCGCAATCTACACGCCGATGAGCTTTAAGCCCAGTTGATAGCGTGCCCAATGGCAGCAATAAACCCCGATGTCTCATGAATGCCGCTCAGCAAACTATCAGCGCGCTTTTGACTGAATTGGTGGCTGAGCAGCCAGACTATTACCTCATTCAGCCAGCCAGCGAGCTAGCCCTTGCCACGTTTGAGCAGCAGGCCATTGCCCAAGGGGTGCCGCCCGAGGTAACGCAGCAATTGGCAGATTTCTACCAGGTCGCCAATGCCTTTTCCTATGAGTTTTGCCTGGGATTCTTTTCGTGCGACGACGTAGTGCTTTTTGAGTGGTGGCCGCAAAAAGAGCTATGGCTGAGCTTATCTCATATGGATGTAATACGCTGGTCAGCAGGTAAGTTTTGCGTGGGCGATGCGAGTAACGTGTCGTATTCCCCCGCCGACGAATACGACACGCTACTCGATTTACTTATAGGTTGCGGCCGCTACATCAAAGAGACGGAAGCTGCGGCCCCGGAGGAAGACGACGATAGTTAGCCCTGATTTTTTCGAAAATAATCGCCCCTTTTCACGCAAAAAATGCCCATCAAACTCGCCGCCAACGCCTACGGTAAAAATGCCGTCAACCTCTCGCGCGTCATTCGTCACGCTGGCCACCACGAGTTTCGGCAGGTGTCGGTGAGCGTGCGGCTGACCGGCGACTTCGACGCCGCCCACACCCTGGGCGACAACGCCCACATTCTGCCCACTGATACCCAGAAAAACACCGTCTATGCGCTTGCCAAAGAGCATTTCACGGGCACCATCGAGGCGTTTGGGCTGGTGCTGGCGCGGCATTTCGTGTCGCGCAATCCGCAGGTGAGCCAGGCCCGCATCGAAATTCTGGAGCACGCCTGGCAGCGCATGCGCTTTGACGGCCAAGACCACCCGCACGCCTTCGTGGGCGGCAGCAACGAGAAGCGCCGCGCCGTGGTGGAGCTGCCCGCCGACGGCCCCGCCACCGTCTGGGCCGGCCTGAAAGGCCTGCTGCTGCTCAAAACTGCCGATTCAGGCTTCGTGGGCTACCCCAAAGACGAGTACACGGTGCTGCCCGAAACCACCGACCGCATCCTGGCCACCGAGTGCGAGGCCGAGTGGGAATACACCAGCGCCGACCTCGATTTTGAGGCGCTGTACGGGCAAATTCGCACCTCGCTGCTGCGCACGTTCTCCGAACACCAGAGCCTCTCGGTGCAGCACA from Hymenobacter psoromatis includes the following:
- a CDS encoding urate oxidase, whose amino-acid sequence is MPIKLAANAYGKNAVNLSRVIRHAGHHEFRQVSVSVRLTGDFDAAHTLGDNAHILPTDTQKNTVYALAKEHFTGTIEAFGLVLARHFVSRNPQVSQARIEILEHAWQRMRFDGQDHPHAFVGGSNEKRRAVVELPADGPATVWAGLKGLLLLKTADSGFVGYPKDEYTVLPETTDRILATECEAEWEYTSADLDFEALYGQIRTSLLRTFSEHQSLSVQHTLYAIGEKILEETAEVKEISLIMPNKHHIPFNLEPFGQPNTNEVFVATDAPFGYITGTLVRG